A window of Geomonas agri contains these coding sequences:
- the rpsG gene encoding 30S ribosomal protein S7: MPRRREVAKRVILPDPKYGDRVVAKLINIIMLDGKKSTAEKALYGALEIAAGKAGDEPVKVLKKCLDNIKPMLEVKSRRVGGSTYQVPVEVRPERRMSLAMRWLVKYSNARSEKTVTDKLAGEILDAYNNRGSAVKKREDTHKMAEANRAFAHYRW, encoded by the coding sequence ATGCCAAGAAGAAGAGAAGTAGCAAAGCGGGTGATCCTCCCGGATCCGAAATACGGTGACAGGGTGGTTGCCAAGCTGATCAATATAATCATGCTGGACGGCAAGAAGTCCACCGCCGAGAAAGCTCTCTACGGTGCCCTCGAGATCGCGGCCGGCAAGGCTGGCGACGAGCCGGTCAAGGTGCTCAAGAAGTGCCTGGACAACATCAAGCCGATGCTGGAAGTCAAGTCCCGCAGGGTCGGCGGCTCCACCTACCAGGTTCCGGTCGAAGTCCGTCCGGAGCGTCGCATGTCCCTGGCTATGCGCTGGCTGGTGAAGTACTCCAACGCCCGTAGCGAGAAGACTGTCACCGACAAGCTCGCCGGCGAGATCCTCGACGCGTACAACAACCGCGGTTCCGCGGTCAAGAAGCGTGAGGATACCCACAAGATGGCCGAGGCGAACCGCGCCTTCGCCCATTACCGCTGGTAG
- the rpoB gene encoding DNA-directed RNA polymerase subunit beta, with product MAYSIANNPLLRKNFAKIHKIIDIPNLIDIQKNSYKRFLQLDTPVDARKNSGLEAVFRSVFPIRDFSDTASLEYVSYSLGAPKYDVEECHQRGMTFAAPMKVKVRLVVWDVAKDPGTRSIRDIKEQEVYFGEIPLMTDNGTFIINGTERVIVSQLHRSPGVFYDHDKGKTHSSGKVLYSARVIPYRGSWLDFEFDHKDILYVRIDRRRKMPATVLLKALGYSNDALINYFYKSEEVKVGENGAMTKLVDADLLSNQKATADIVDPGTQEVILKANRKFTKAALRKMAEHGIKEIPIAEEEVVGKVASHDIYDPATGEIVVECNEEITQAKLEEMTQKGITSFQVLFIDNLHVTSSFRDTILIDKIGSTDEALIEIYRRLRPGDPPTLKSALVLFENLFFNAERYDLSAVGRLKLNYKLGVDVPLDCMTLTREDILEVVRYLIELKNGKGNIDDIDHLGNRRVRAVGELLENQYRIGLVRMERAIKERMSLQEVENLMPHDLINSKPVSAVVKEFFGSSQLSQFMDQTNPLSEVTHKRRLSALGPGGLTRERAGFEVRDVHPTHYGRVCPIETPEGPNIGLIASLSTYARINEHGFVETPYRVVRDGKVTDEVRFFSALEEEGHAIAQANADIDETGRFVADYISARKSGEFVLVGRDELELMDVAPMQLVSVAASLIPFLENDDANRALMGSNMQRQAVPLLRADSPLVGTGMERVVARDSGVSSVARHNGVVESVDASRIVVKIDEDQYDATGTGVDIYNLIKFARSNQNTCINQRPVVKVGDHVKAGDIIADGPSTDMGELALGQNVLIAFMPWGGYNYEDSILISERLVKDDRYTSIHIEEFEAVARDTKLGKEEITSDIPNLGEETLKDLDESGIIRIGAEVRPGDILVGKITPKGETQLSPEEKLLRAIFGEKAGDVRDTSLRVPPGVEGTVIGAKIFSRKGADKDARTEIIEKAEEQRLRKDEQDEIRIIRDSAIGKLKKLLVGKTAAVKIEGTDGKVLIPKGAVITEEMLKSFSMDRWDEISIADDDTIDEKVAQTLSTLNQQIDIIKYVFDDKVQKLRRGDDLPPGVIKMVKVYIAIKRKLQVGDKMAGRHGNKGVVSRILPEEDMPYMEDGRPVEIVLNPLGVPSRMNVGQILEMHLGWGAKGLGWKIEEFLEKNAPHDEIKRFLKGAYDNPEMDRFLDTLEGEELLNVARRLKRGIPMSSPVFEGASEESIQSMLTHAGFSTTGQVTLYDGKSGDKFMHQVTVGIMYFLKLHHLVDDKIHARSIGPYSLVTQQPLGGKAQFGGQRLGEMEVWAMEAYGAAYALQEFLTVKSDDVAGRTRMYEAIVKGKHTLEPGLPESFNVLIKELQSLGLDVELLETEED from the coding sequence ATGGCTTATTCAATCGCGAATAACCCCCTGTTGCGCAAGAACTTCGCCAAGATCCACAAGATCATCGACATACCGAACCTCATCGACATCCAGAAAAATTCCTACAAGAGATTCCTCCAACTCGACACTCCCGTAGACGCACGCAAGAACTCCGGCCTGGAAGCCGTGTTCCGCAGCGTGTTCCCGATCAGGGACTTCAGCGACACCGCCTCGCTTGAGTACGTTTCGTATTCGCTGGGCGCGCCGAAGTACGACGTGGAGGAGTGCCACCAGAGGGGGATGACCTTTGCCGCACCGATGAAGGTGAAGGTAAGGCTGGTTGTGTGGGACGTGGCGAAGGACCCCGGTACCAGATCGATCCGCGACATCAAGGAGCAGGAGGTTTATTTCGGCGAAATCCCGCTGATGACCGACAACGGGACCTTTATCATAAACGGCACCGAGCGCGTTATCGTGAGCCAGCTGCACCGCTCGCCGGGCGTGTTTTACGACCACGACAAGGGCAAGACCCACTCCAGTGGCAAGGTGCTCTACTCGGCCCGCGTGATCCCGTACCGCGGTTCGTGGCTTGACTTTGAATTTGACCATAAAGACATCCTTTATGTTCGCATAGACAGGCGTCGCAAGATGCCGGCCACCGTGCTCCTGAAGGCCCTTGGCTACTCCAACGACGCGCTGATCAACTACTTCTACAAGTCTGAGGAAGTGAAGGTCGGCGAGAACGGCGCCATGACCAAGCTGGTGGACGCGGACCTCCTCTCCAACCAGAAGGCCACCGCGGACATCGTGGACCCGGGCACCCAGGAAGTCATCCTCAAGGCGAACCGCAAGTTCACCAAGGCGGCGCTCCGTAAGATGGCCGAGCACGGCATCAAGGAGATTCCCATTGCCGAGGAGGAGGTGGTCGGCAAGGTCGCTTCCCACGACATCTACGATCCCGCTACCGGCGAAATCGTGGTGGAGTGCAACGAGGAGATTACCCAGGCGAAGCTCGAGGAGATGACCCAGAAGGGGATCACTTCCTTCCAGGTGCTCTTTATCGACAACCTGCACGTCACCTCCAGCTTCCGCGACACCATCCTGATCGACAAGATCGGCTCCACCGACGAGGCGCTGATCGAGATCTACCGCCGTCTGCGTCCGGGCGATCCGCCGACCCTGAAGAGCGCGCTGGTTCTCTTCGAGAACCTGTTCTTCAACGCAGAGCGTTACGACCTCTCCGCCGTAGGCCGCTTGAAGCTCAACTACAAGCTGGGCGTGGACGTGCCGCTTGACTGCATGACCCTCACCCGCGAGGACATCCTCGAGGTGGTGCGCTACCTGATCGAGCTGAAAAACGGCAAGGGCAACATCGACGACATCGACCACCTGGGCAACCGCCGCGTGCGCGCCGTGGGTGAACTCCTCGAGAACCAGTACCGCATCGGCCTGGTGAGGATGGAGCGCGCCATCAAGGAGCGCATGTCGCTGCAGGAAGTCGAGAACCTGATGCCGCACGACCTGATCAACTCCAAGCCGGTTTCCGCCGTCGTCAAGGAGTTCTTCGGTTCCTCGCAGCTGTCGCAGTTCATGGACCAGACCAACCCGCTCTCCGAGGTCACCCACAAGCGTCGTCTCTCGGCCCTTGGACCGGGCGGTCTTACCCGCGAGCGCGCTGGCTTCGAAGTCCGCGACGTACACCCGACTCACTACGGCCGCGTCTGCCCGATTGAGACCCCTGAAGGCCCGAACATCGGTCTGATCGCGTCCCTGTCCACCTACGCCCGCATCAACGAGCACGGCTTCGTCGAGACGCCGTACCGCGTGGTGCGCGATGGCAAGGTGACCGACGAGGTCCGCTTCTTCTCCGCACTGGAAGAGGAAGGCCACGCCATCGCCCAGGCCAACGCCGACATCGACGAGACCGGCCGCTTCGTCGCCGACTACATCTCTGCCAGGAAGTCCGGCGAGTTCGTGCTGGTCGGTCGTGACGAGCTGGAGCTCATGGACGTCGCCCCGATGCAGCTGGTGTCGGTCGCGGCCTCGCTGATCCCGTTCCTCGAGAACGACGACGCGAACCGTGCACTCATGGGTTCCAACATGCAGCGCCAGGCGGTACCGCTGCTGCGCGCCGACTCCCCGCTGGTCGGTACCGGCATGGAGCGCGTCGTGGCACGCGACTCCGGGGTTTCCTCGGTCGCCCGCCACAACGGCGTGGTCGAGAGCGTCGACGCATCCCGCATCGTCGTCAAGATCGACGAGGACCAGTACGATGCCACCGGCACCGGTGTCGACATCTACAACCTGATCAAGTTCGCCCGTTCCAACCAGAACACCTGCATCAACCAGAGGCCGGTGGTCAAGGTGGGCGACCATGTCAAGGCCGGCGACATCATCGCCGACGGTCCTTCGACCGACATGGGTGAGCTGGCTCTGGGACAGAACGTGCTGATCGCGTTCATGCCGTGGGGCGGCTACAACTACGAGGACTCCATTCTCATCTCGGAGCGCCTGGTAAAAGACGACCGCTACACCTCGATCCACATCGAGGAGTTCGAGGCCGTGGCCCGCGACACGAAGCTCGGCAAGGAGGAGATCACCTCCGATATCCCGAACCTGGGCGAAGAGACCCTCAAGGACCTCGACGAGTCCGGCATCATCAGGATCGGCGCCGAGGTTCGCCCGGGCGACATCCTGGTCGGCAAGATCACCCCGAAAGGCGAGACCCAGCTCTCCCCGGAAGAGAAGCTCCTCAGGGCCATCTTCGGCGAGAAGGCAGGCGACGTGCGCGACACCTCGCTCAGGGTTCCGCCGGGGGTAGAGGGCACCGTCATCGGCGCCAAGATCTTCTCCAGGAAGGGTGCCGATAAGGACGCCCGTACCGAGATCATCGAGAAGGCCGAAGAGCAGCGCCTGCGTAAGGACGAGCAGGACGAGATCCGCATCATCCGCGACTCGGCTATCGGCAAGCTGAAGAAACTGTTGGTGGGCAAGACCGCCGCAGTGAAGATAGAAGGTACCGACGGCAAGGTACTGATCCCGAAAGGGGCCGTCATCACCGAGGAGATGCTGAAGTCGTTCTCCATGGACCGCTGGGACGAGATCTCCATCGCCGATGACGATACCATCGACGAAAAAGTGGCCCAGACCCTGTCCACGCTGAACCAGCAGATCGACATCATCAAGTACGTCTTCGACGACAAGGTGCAGAAGCTGCGTCGCGGCGACGACCTGCCGCCGGGCGTCATCAAGATGGTCAAGGTCTACATCGCCATCAAGCGTAAGCTCCAGGTGGGCGACAAGATGGCGGGGCGCCACGGTAACAAGGGCGTCGTTTCCAGGATCCTCCCGGAAGAGGATATGCCGTACATGGAAGACGGCCGTCCGGTAGAGATCGTGCTGAACCCGCTGGGCGTACCTTCCCGTATGAACGTGGGGCAGATCCTCGAGATGCACCTCGGTTGGGGCGCCAAGGGTCTTGGCTGGAAGATCGAGGAGTTCCTCGAGAAGAACGCCCCGCACGATGAGATCAAGAGGTTCCTGAAGGGCGCGTACGACAACCCGGAAATGGACCGCTTCCTCGACACCCTGGAAGGGGAGGAGCTTCTCAACGTGGCACGCCGCCTCAAGCGCGGCATCCCGATGTCGTCGCCGGTATTCGAGGGGGCGAGCGAGGAGTCGATCCAGTCGATGCTGACCCACGCAGGCTTCAGCACCACTGGCCAGGTCACGCTCTACGACGGCAAGAGCGGCGACAAGTTCATGCACCAGGTCACCGTCGGCATCATGTACTTCCTGAAACTGCACCACTTGGTCGACGACAAGATCCACGCCAGGAGCATCGGTCCCTACTCCCTGGTCACCCAGCAGCCGCTGGGCGGCAAGGCGCAGTTCGGTGGTCAGCGACTCGGGGAGATGGAGGTCTGGGCGATGGAAGCCTACGGCGCCGCGTACGCGCTGCAGGAGTTCCTCACCGTCAAGTCCGACGACGTGGCCGGCCGCACCAGGATGTACGAGGCCATCGTCAAAGGGAAGCACACCCTGGAGCCGGGCCTGCCCGAGTCGTTCAACGTCCTCATCAAGGAACTGCAGTCCCTTGGTCTCGACGTGGAACTGCTGGAGACCGAAGAGGACTAG
- the rpoC gene encoding DNA-directed RNA polymerase subunit beta' encodes MEDIFNFFDKPKDPLHFSSIKISISSPDKIRERSFGEVKKPETINYRTFKPERDGLFCAKIFGPTKDYECNCGKYKRMKHRGIVCEKCGVEVIPSKVRRERLGHIDLATPVAHIWFLKSLPSRIGNLMDITLKDLEKVLYFEAYVVTDPKETGMPFGTVLSEDQYQKALEEYNYGFEAGMGAAAIRTCLTSMDLDQLSEQLRIEMQEATSEAKRKKTAKRLKVIDAFKNSGNKPEWMILECIPVLPPELRPLVPLDGGRFATSDLNDLYRRVINRNNRLKRLMELQAPEVIIRNEKRMLQEAVDALFDNGRRGRAIAGPNKRPLKSLSDMLKGKSGRFRQNLLGKRVDYSGRSVIVVGPELRLHQCGLPKKMALELFKPFIYNKLEERGFVTTIKSAKKMVEKEKPEVWDVLEEVIKEHPVLLNRAPTLHRLGIQAFEPVLIEGKAIQLHPLVCTAFNADFDGDQMAVHLPLSVESQVEARVLMMSTNNILSPAHGKPIIVPSQDMVLGIYYMTREKHFAQGEGKIFASPDEVSIAWDATEVHLQARIKVRMKNLVSDEKPTLVETTVGRVLLREILPDAVPFSAINKVMTKKELSNLVDTCYRLAGNKETVILADKLKSIGFRYAAKAGISISINDMVIPEGKPAIINRATEEVQEIQNQYTEGLITDGERYNKVIDIWAKSTEDIAKEMLDNLSRDTITDPEGKEVKVPSFNAIHMMADSGARGSAQQIRQLAGMRGLMAKPSGEIIETPITANFREGLTVLQYFISTHGARKGLADTALKTANSGYLTRRLVDVAQDAIITEEDCGTIDGLTVSSLTEGGEVIEHIGDRILGRVALDDILDPVTGDVLVAANQEIDETLVSKIEAAGLEKVKIRSVLTCESRRGICAKCYGRDLARGHLVNRGEAVGVIAAQSIGEPGTQLTMRTFHIGGTASRRAEQTSMDARNEGYAKFINLHYVTNSEGHHIVMNRNGELAIVDETGREREKYGIVYGAKIKVSPEEKVTQGQSLAEWDPYTMPILTEISGRIKFGDVIEGVTMEEQVDEVTGLSRKVIIETRDADKRPRITIKDESGKTAKIGESMARYYLPVGSNINVMEDTVVAAGDVIAKIPRETTKTKDITGGLPRVAELFEARKPKDFAVITEIDGVVAFGKDAKGKRKVIVTPEVGEPKEYLIPKGKHISVHEGDHVRAGEALMDGSSNPHDILRVLGQKELAKYLVDEVQEVYRLQGVKINDKHIETIVRQMLRRVRVKDVGDTNLLIDDQIERWVFEEENEKAMDKGGRPATAESLLLGITKASLSTESFISAASFQETTKVLTQASIEGKVDSLRGLKENVIMGRLIPAGTGLALYRNLRMVAEEPVIIPEPVEPEDEEIYEEEA; translated from the coding sequence TTGGAAGATATTTTCAATTTTTTCGATAAGCCGAAAGATCCGCTCCACTTCTCGTCCATCAAGATCTCGATCTCCTCGCCGGACAAGATCCGCGAGCGTTCCTTCGGGGAAGTGAAGAAGCCGGAGACCATCAACTACCGCACCTTCAAGCCGGAGCGCGACGGTCTTTTCTGCGCCAAGATCTTCGGCCCGACCAAGGACTACGAGTGCAACTGCGGCAAGTACAAGCGCATGAAGCACCGCGGCATCGTCTGCGAAAAGTGCGGCGTCGAGGTCATCCCGTCCAAGGTGCGCCGCGAGCGCCTGGGCCACATCGACCTCGCCACTCCGGTGGCGCACATCTGGTTCCTTAAGTCCCTGCCGTCGCGTATCGGCAACCTGATGGACATCACCCTGAAGGACCTCGAGAAGGTGCTCTATTTCGAGGCCTACGTGGTGACCGACCCGAAAGAGACCGGCATGCCCTTTGGCACCGTGCTCTCCGAGGACCAGTACCAGAAGGCCCTCGAGGAATATAACTACGGCTTCGAGGCCGGCATGGGTGCTGCGGCAATCCGCACCTGCCTGACCTCGATGGACCTGGACCAGCTCTCCGAGCAGCTCCGCATCGAGATGCAGGAGGCGACCAGCGAGGCGAAGCGCAAAAAGACCGCGAAGCGTCTCAAGGTCATCGACGCCTTCAAGAACTCCGGCAACAAGCCCGAGTGGATGATCCTCGAGTGCATCCCGGTGCTGCCGCCGGAACTGCGCCCGCTGGTACCGCTCGACGGCGGCCGTTTCGCGACCTCCGACCTGAACGACCTGTACCGTCGCGTCATCAACCGCAACAACCGCTTGAAGCGCCTGATGGAACTGCAGGCCCCCGAGGTCATCATCAGGAACGAGAAGCGCATGCTGCAGGAGGCGGTCGACGCACTGTTCGACAACGGCCGCCGCGGCCGCGCCATCGCCGGCCCCAACAAGCGTCCGCTCAAGTCGCTCTCCGACATGCTCAAGGGCAAGTCGGGCCGCTTCCGCCAGAACCTTCTGGGTAAGCGTGTCGACTACTCCGGCCGTTCCGTTATCGTCGTCGGTCCTGAACTCAGGCTGCACCAGTGCGGTCTGCCGAAGAAGATGGCCCTTGAGCTCTTCAAGCCGTTCATCTACAACAAGCTCGAGGAGCGCGGTTTCGTCACCACCATCAAGAGCGCCAAGAAGATGGTGGAGAAAGAGAAGCCGGAGGTCTGGGACGTTCTCGAAGAGGTCATCAAGGAGCACCCGGTCCTGCTGAACCGCGCACCGACCCTGCACCGCCTCGGCATCCAGGCCTTCGAGCCGGTCCTCATCGAGGGCAAGGCGATCCAGCTCCACCCGCTGGTCTGCACCGCCTTCAACGCGGACTTCGACGGTGACCAGATGGCGGTCCATCTCCCCCTCTCGGTAGAGAGCCAGGTGGAGGCACGCGTCCTCATGATGTCGACCAACAACATCCTGTCGCCGGCGCACGGCAAGCCTATCATCGTGCCGTCGCAGGACATGGTCCTCGGCATCTACTACATGACCCGCGAGAAGCACTTCGCGCAGGGCGAAGGGAAGATATTCGCCTCCCCGGACGAAGTGTCCATCGCCTGGGATGCGACCGAGGTGCACCTCCAGGCCCGCATCAAGGTCAGGATGAAAAACCTCGTCTCCGACGAAAAACCGACCCTGGTCGAGACCACCGTCGGCCGCGTGCTGCTGCGCGAGATCCTGCCGGACGCGGTACCCTTCTCAGCCATCAACAAGGTGATGACCAAGAAGGAACTCTCCAACCTGGTCGACACCTGCTACCGTCTGGCTGGCAACAAGGAGACCGTCATCCTCGCCGACAAGCTGAAGTCGATCGGCTTCCGCTACGCGGCCAAGGCGGGCATCTCCATCTCCATCAACGACATGGTCATCCCGGAAGGGAAGCCGGCCATCATCAATCGTGCCACCGAAGAGGTGCAGGAGATCCAGAACCAGTACACCGAAGGTCTCATCACCGACGGCGAGCGTTACAACAAGGTCATCGACATCTGGGCGAAATCGACCGAAGACATCGCGAAAGAGATGCTGGACAACCTCTCCCGCGACACCATCACCGACCCGGAAGGGAAAGAAGTGAAGGTACCGTCCTTCAACGCGATCCACATGATGGCCGACTCCGGCGCAAGGGGTAGCGCCCAGCAGATCCGCCAGCTGGCGGGGATGAGGGGACTCATGGCTAAGCCGTCGGGCGAGATCATCGAGACCCCGATCACCGCGAACTTCCGCGAAGGCCTCACCGTGCTCCAGTACTTCATCTCCACCCACGGTGCACGTAAAGGTCTGGCCGACACCGCACTCAAGACGGCGAACTCCGGTTACCTCACCCGCCGTCTGGTCGACGTCGCCCAGGACGCCATCATCACCGAGGAGGATTGCGGCACCATCGACGGCCTGACCGTCTCCTCCCTCACCGAGGGTGGCGAGGTCATCGAGCACATCGGCGACCGTATCCTCGGCCGTGTGGCCCTGGACGACATCCTCGACCCCGTCACCGGCGACGTGCTGGTAGCAGCCAACCAGGAAATCGACGAGACCCTGGTCTCGAAGATCGAGGCGGCAGGCCTTGAGAAGGTCAAGATCCGCTCGGTGCTCACCTGCGAGAGCCGTCGCGGCATCTGCGCCAAGTGCTACGGCCGTGACCTGGCACGCGGCCACCTGGTGAACCGCGGTGAGGCGGTTGGCGTCATCGCCGCCCAGTCCATCGGCGAGCCGGGCACCCAGCTGACCATGCGTACCTTCCACATCGGTGGTACCGCATCCCGTCGCGCCGAGCAGACCTCCATGGATGCGAGGAACGAGGGCTACGCCAAGTTCATCAACCTGCACTACGTAACCAACTCCGAAGGGCACCACATCGTCATGAACCGTAACGGTGAACTGGCCATCGTGGACGAGACCGGGCGCGAGCGCGAGAAGTACGGCATCGTCTACGGCGCCAAGATCAAGGTCAGCCCTGAAGAGAAGGTCACCCAGGGGCAGTCGCTGGCCGAGTGGGACCCGTACACCATGCCGATCCTCACCGAGATCTCCGGCCGCATCAAGTTCGGGGATGTCATCGAGGGCGTCACCATGGAGGAGCAGGTCGACGAAGTCACCGGCCTCTCCAGGAAGGTCATCATCGAAACCCGCGACGCCGACAAGCGTCCGCGCATCACCATCAAGGACGAGTCGGGCAAAACCGCCAAGATCGGTGAGAGCATGGCGCGCTACTACCTGCCGGTGGGCTCCAACATCAACGTGATGGAAGACACCGTGGTTGCCGCAGGTGACGTGATCGCCAAGATCCCGCGCGAAACCACCAAGACCAAGGACATCACCGGTGGTCTGCCGCGCGTCGCCGAGCTCTTCGAGGCGAGGAAACCGAAGGACTTCGCGGTCATCACCGAGATCGATGGCGTGGTCGCCTTCGGTAAGGACGCCAAGGGCAAGCGCAAAGTAATCGTCACCCCGGAAGTAGGCGAGCCGAAGGAATACCTCATCCCCAAAGGGAAGCACATCAGCGTCCACGAAGGGGACCATGTCCGCGCCGGCGAGGCGCTCATGGACGGCTCCTCCAACCCGCATGACATTCTGCGCGTACTGGGCCAGAAAGAACTGGCCAAGTACCTGGTCGACGAGGTCCAGGAGGTCTACCGTCTCCAGGGCGTCAAGATCAACGACAAGCACATCGAGACCATCGTACGTCAGATGCTGCGTCGCGTCAGGGTGAAGGATGTTGGCGATACCAACCTCTTGATCGATGACCAGATCGAGCGCTGGGTCTTTGAGGAAGAAAACGAGAAGGCGATGGATAAGGGCGGGCGTCCTGCCACGGCAGAGTCCCTGCTCCTTGGCATAACCAAGGCATCGCTCTCCACTGAGTCATTTATTTCTGCTGCTTCCTTCCAGGAAACAACAAAAGTCTTGACACAGGCATCAATTGAAGGTAAGGTCGACAGTCTGCGTGGTCTGAAGGAAAACGTGATCATGGGCCGCCTGATCCCGGCGGGTACGGGATTGGCTCTTTACCGCAACCTGCGCATGGTTGCTGAGGAGCCAGTAATCATTCCGGAGCCAGTTGAACCGGAAGATGAAGAGATCTACGAAGAAGAAGCCTAG
- the rpsL gene encoding 30S ribosomal protein S12, which yields MPTINQLIRHGRESKGEKSTAPALRSCPQKRGVCTRVYTTTPKKPNSALRKVARVRLTNGVEVTSYIPGVGHNLQEHSVVLIRGGRVKDLPGVRYHIVRGTLDSVGVKGRMKSRSKYGAKRPK from the coding sequence ATGCCAACTATTAATCAGCTTATTCGTCACGGTCGGGAGTCAAAGGGTGAAAAATCCACTGCTCCGGCACTCAGGAGCTGCCCGCAGAAGAGGGGCGTTTGCACCAGGGTTTACACCACAACCCCGAAGAAACCGAACTCTGCGCTTCGTAAAGTCGCCAGGGTTAGGCTTACCAACGGCGTCGAGGTTACCTCCTACATTCCGGGTGTTGGTCACAACCTCCAGGAACACTCCGTTGTCCTGATCAGGGGCGGCAGGGTAAAGGACCTTCCGGGTGTTCGTTACCACATCGTCCGCGGCACGCTCGACTCTGTCGGCGTCAAGGGTCGTATGAAGAGCCGTTCCAAGTACGGTGCGAAAAGGCCCAAGTAA
- the rplL gene encoding 50S ribosomal protein L7/L12 — protein MAITKEEVISFIENMSVLELAGLVKELEEKFGVSAAAPVAVAAAGPAAGPAEAAEEKTEFDVILKSAGANKIGVIKVVRGLTSLGLKEAKDLVDGAPQPVKTGISKEEAADAQKQLVEAGAEVEVK, from the coding sequence ATGGCTATCACCAAAGAAGAAGTAATCAGCTTCATTGAGAACATGTCCGTCCTCGAACTTGCTGGCCTCGTGAAAGAGCTCGAGGAGAAGTTCGGCGTTTCCGCAGCCGCTCCGGTTGCTGTCGCTGCTGCTGGCCCGGCTGCTGGCCCGGCTGAAGCTGCTGAAGAGAAGACCGAGTTCGACGTCATCCTGAAGTCCGCTGGCGCCAACAAGATCGGCGTCATCAAGGTCGTTCGCGGCCTGACCTCCCTGGGCCTCAAAGAAGCCAAGGACCTGGTCGACGGCGCTCCGCAGCCGGTCAAGACTGGCATCTCCAAAGAAGAAGCTGCCGACGCACAGAAGCAGCTGGTCGAGGCTGGCGCAGAAGTGGAAGTTAAGTAA
- the rplJ gene encoding 50S ribosomal protein L10: MNKENKQELVAEMHDKLQRAQAVFLADFRGMNVGQATELRNELRKANAEYKVVKNTLLEIASKGTDKEGLSQYYAGPTAIALCYDDPVAAAKVLSRFNKENTNPFTLKAGVLTGKTINVAEIQALADLPSREVLIAKMLGSMQAPASNFVRVLAAVPGGFVRALEQIRIQKAA; this comes from the coding sequence TTGAATAAGGAAAACAAGCAAGAACTTGTTGCCGAGATGCACGACAAGCTCCAGAGGGCGCAGGCGGTATTCCTCGCGGATTTCCGCGGGATGAACGTCGGCCAGGCCACCGAGCTCAGAAACGAGCTCAGGAAAGCCAACGCGGAGTACAAAGTCGTCAAGAACACCCTGCTCGAGATCGCTTCCAAAGGGACCGACAAGGAAGGTCTGTCGCAGTACTACGCAGGCCCCACTGCCATCGCCCTTTGCTACGACGATCCCGTCGCGGCAGCCAAGGTGCTGTCCCGCTTCAACAAGGAAAACACTAACCCGTTTACCTTGAAAGCTGGCGTGCTCACCGGCAAGACCATCAACGTGGCTGAGATTCAGGCTCTGGCAGACCTGCCGAGCCGCGAAGTGCTTATCGCCAAGATGCTGGGCAGCATGCAGGCACCGGCAAGCAACTTCGTACGCGTTCTCGCGGCTGTCCCGGGCGGTTTCGTACGCGCGCTGGAGCAGATCAGGATCCAGAAGGCTGCCTAG
- the rplA gene encoding 50S ribosomal protein L1 — MSMTKKLKEARAKVDRTKTYPLTDGLELVKSAAYAKFDETVDLVVKLGVDPRHADQMVRGAVVLPNGLGKDVRVLVFAKGEKEKEAREAGADYVGADDLVAKIQEGWFEFDTAIATPDMMGVVGKIGKLLGPRGLMPNPKVGTVTFDLARAIKESKSGKVEFRVEKAGIIHAPVGKVSFTAETLKQNVVALVEALQKAKPAAAKGTYMKKVSVSSTMGPGVTIDLADISAVLK, encoded by the coding sequence ATGTCTATGACAAAAAAGCTTAAAGAGGCTCGCGCCAAGGTCGACAGGACCAAAACCTATCCCCTGACCGACGGCCTTGAGCTCGTGAAGAGCGCGGCTTATGCGAAGTTCGACGAGACTGTCGACCTGGTGGTGAAGCTGGGCGTTGACCCGCGTCACGCCGACCAGATGGTCCGCGGCGCCGTCGTGCTCCCCAACGGTCTCGGCAAGGACGTGCGCGTCTTGGTCTTCGCCAAAGGCGAGAAGGAGAAGGAGGCCCGCGAGGCCGGTGCTGATTACGTCGGTGCCGACGACCTGGTCGCCAAGATCCAGGAAGGGTGGTTCGAGTTTGACACCGCCATCGCTACCCCGGACATGATGGGTGTGGTCGGTAAGATCGGTAAGCTCCTCGGTCCCCGCGGCCTGATGCCGAACCCGAAGGTCGGAACCGTTACCTTCGACCTGGCTCGCGCCATCAAGGAGTCCAAGTCCGGTAAGGTTGAGTTCCGCGTCGAGAAGGCCGGTATCATCCACGCTCCGGTAGGCAAGGTTTCCTTCACCGCAGAAACCCTGAAGCAGAACGTCGTCGCCCTGGTGGAAGCCCTCCAGAAGGCGAAGCCGGCTGCCGCCAAGGGCACCTACATGAAGAAGGTCTCCGTGTCCTCCACCATGGGCCCGGGCGTCACCATCGATCTCGCTGACATCAGCGCGGTCTTGAAATAA